One stretch of Epinephelus lanceolatus isolate andai-2023 chromosome 15, ASM4190304v1, whole genome shotgun sequence DNA includes these proteins:
- the irf2bpl gene encoding putative E3 ubiquitin-protein ligase IRF2BPL has translation MSSPQVSSSRRQSCYLCDLPRMPWAMIWDFTEPVCRGCVNYEGADRIEFVIETARHLKRAHGFQEGRSSAGGPPPPPQQQPAVAKSQAVLLTGKDPVGQMNHHHHQADGPGKSQQPGLDRYSLGADSRARFDYSGHSSSSRLPNGLGGPNGFKPDDGPPELNRQSPNSRSRSHGGLVSAPGQMNVPPNLLPQTLLNGPAPHGMASRAAPQSSMVGVSLPGQVGLSEPGGKRPASVSSTDQERELKEKQRNVEALAELSDSLRNRQEEWASKPKTVRETLITLSGCTPFDVRFKKDHGLVGRVFAFDAVSKPGMEYELKIFIEYPSGSGNVFSSASGVAKQMYQDCMKDFGRGLSSGFKYLEYEKKHGSGDWRLLGDLLPESLRFFKEGVGGDMLPQPFIDGSYPLLPTSLVLPGRALASGSGGSSSRAGVRKRKASPEPDSAEGGLKLTEEQQRQQWINSQTEALKLSMAAGSFAGPPPPLGPGHPGLSSGRATPPESAAPPQNGQSPMAALMSVADTLGNAHSPNKDRDSVHSTTSSSRHNSSSPLSPASVSGQRRLSSRNGDLGMSATSQSAGGMDQVHAQNVPDSPMANSGPLCCTICHERLEDTHFVQCPSVPNHKFCFPCSRESIKAQGASGEVYCPSGEKCPLVGSNVPWAFMQGEIATILAGDVKVKKERDP, from the coding sequence ATGTCCTCCCCGCAGGTCTCCTCGTCCCGCAGACAGTCATGTTATCTGTGCGACCTGCCCCGCATGCCCTGGGCCATGATCTGGGACTTTACCGAGCCCGTGTGCCGGGGCTGCGTCAACTACGAGGGCGCGGACCGGATCGAGTTCGTCATCGAGACAGCCCGCCACCTGAAGCGGGCTCACGGCTTCCAGGAGGGCAGATCCTCGGCCGGCGGACCGCCTCCTCCACCGCAGCAGCAGCCCGCCGTGGCGAAGAGCCAGGCGGTGTTACTGACCGGGAAAGACCCGGTGGGGCAGATgaaccatcaccaccaccaggcAGACGGACCGGGGAAGTCTCAGCAGCCCGGGTTGGACCGGTACTCGCTCGGTGCAGATAGCCGGGCTCGGTTCGACTACAGCgggcacagcagcagcagcaggctgccCAACGGACTCGGGGGACCCAACGGGTTCAAACCGGACGACGGACCGCCCGAGCTGAACCGACAGAGCCCGAACTCGAGGAGCAGGAGTCATGGCGGGCTAGTGTCGGCACCGGGACAGATGAACGTACCGCCGAATCTGCTGCCTCAGACGCTGCTGAACGGACCCGCCCCGCACGGCATGGCGAGCAGAGCCGCCCCGCAGAGCTCCATGGTCGGTGTGTCTCTTCCCGGACAGGTGGGGCTGTCTGAACCGGGAGGGAAGCGTCCCGCCTCGGTGTCCAGCACGGACCAGGAGCGGGAGCTGAAGGAGAAGCAGCGGAACGTGGAGGCTCTGGCCGAGCTGAGCGACAGCCTCCGGAACCGGCAGGAGGAGTGGGCCAGCAAGCCGAAGACTGTGAGGGAGACACTCATCACTCTGTCCGGCTGCACCCCGTTTGACGTCCGCTTCAAGAAAGACCACGGGCTGGTCGGCAGGGTGTTCGCCTTTGACGCCGTGTCCAAACCCGGGATGGAGTACGAGCTGAAGATCTTCATCGAGTACCCGAGCGGCTCCGGGAACGTGTTCTCCAGCGCCTCGGGGGTCGCAAAGCAGATGTACCAGGACTGCATGAAGGACTTCGGCAGAGGGCTGTCCTCCGGGTTTAAGTACCTGGAGTATGAGAAGAAGCACGGCTCCGGGGACTGGCGTCTGCTCGGGGATTTATTACCGGAGTCCCTGCGGTTTTTTAAGGAGGGTGTGGGGGGAGACATGCTGCCGCAGCCCTTTATCGACGGCAGCTACCCGCTGCTGCCCACCTCCCTGGTGCTCCCCGGCCGGGCTCTGGCTTCAGGCAGCGGGGGCAGCAGCTCCAGGGCCGGCGTGAGGAAGAGGAAAGCCTCCCCGGAGCCGGACTCTGCGGAGGGCGGCCTGAAGCTGacggaggagcagcagaggcagcagtGGATCAACAGTCAGACCGAAGCCCTCAAACTCTCCATGGCTGCGGGATCCTTCGCCGGGCCGCCACCTCCGCTCGGCCCGGGACACCCCGGCCTCTCCTCCGGCCGCGCCACGCCCCCCGAGTCCGCCGCTCCCCCGCAGAATGGGCAGTCCCCCATGGCCGCGCTCATGTCGGTGGCGGACACGCTCGGGAACGCGCACTCTCCCAACAAGGACAGAGACTCGGTTcactccaccacctcctcctccagacacaacagcagcagcccgCTGTCCCCCGCCTCCGTGTCCGGACAGAGGCGCCTCTCGTCCCGCAACGGGGACCTAGGAATGTCCGCGACGTCGCAGTCTGCAGGTGGCATGGACCAGGTGCACGCGCAGAACGTGCCCGACTCCCCCATGGCCAACAGCGGGCCCCTGTGCTGCACCATCTGCCACGAACGGTTAGAAGACACGCACTTTGTGCAGTGTCCCTCCGTCCCCAACCACAAGTTCTGCTTCCCCTGCTCCAGAGAGAGCATCAAGGCCCAGGGAGCCTCCGGGGAGGTGTACTGCCCCAGCGGGGAGAAGTGCCCCCTGGTCGGCTCCAACGTGCCCTGGGCTTTCATGCAGGGGGAGATAGCCACCATCCTGGCCGGAGATGTGAAGGTAAAGAAGGAGAGAGACCcctga